TTCACTGACACTGAACCTGCAGACCCCAGCCCAGCAAGCAGTCctcctgccttttctctctccagaTGACGCACAGTTTGAAATGGACATCTAATCCAGTGAAGATGACCCTGTGTGTGGAGTAAGAGGAATCCCtcatgctgctgctgctaccTCCTTTTTCTGGGGTATCCAAAGGCCAGCTGGCCTCATCTAATCCAGAAGGGGGTGACATGGTGGTTCTGGGCCTCCCTTAGCTCTGAGGCAGCTAGACCGGGGATAGGAATCGGCAACTTGCCAAGCCCTTAGTTCTACTACTGTTTGGTCTGTAGGCACTCCTCCCAACCCCTGGCCCTTGGCtcaggctgaggctggggctgggggatggagagTATCACTGTCTGACTGCTTAGTAAACATTCAAAGAAATGCCTTGGCTCCAGTGTTCTCCTCAATGCTGATCTTCCCATCTCAGCCATAAAGCTAAGAGTCCCAGCAAACCTGATTAGGATCAGAGGTCCCAGGTTCCTTCCCAACTCCCACTGGGCCCACTTCCAGCAGCACTCAGAGCCTGAGGCAGGCTTTGGGGGCAGGCCATAGGAGCTGCCAAACCATAAACAGCAATAGCCTGACCCCTGCCAAGGGCTGTTCCAGCCTTTCCAGGAAGCAGCCTTCCTGGAATCAGGCCTTTCTACCAGTCCCTCCTTAGCTTTTCCAAAGCAGGAGAAAAGAGGCACTGCCCCAGCCTATAGCCTTCTTTTGTCTCTCCCCATACCTTTTCTGCCTCCCACCTGTAAGTACCAACCATATTCCAACACTGGACACCTGTACTCTCCCTTCTCACAGCATGATATGAGCCTCCTGGCCCCTTCCACCTGGTTCTGTTGTCCTCAAAGCGTTAGAAGACCTTAGGACCCAAACAGAGGCAGAAGCTTATTTGGTGAGTCAGATGAAGAGTCATAATCCTACTCTCCCCgtcccctgaaaaaaaaaatcatgatccCATATGTCAGCAATCTGGTCTTTTTCACCTTCAATTTATACAGCTAGGTTCTAATCTCTGTAGCACTTGCATACCTCAAGGGTGATGCAATGCAAACAGGTCAGTCTCCtttttttgagggaaaaaaatctccccaTGCTATTTGAGCCTCTGTTCCCATACTGAAACAAAATCATCCAAACATAGGGTTACTCAGCCCAGCAGGGGATGTATGTTTCTGTCTAATTTGGGGGAGAGTGGCAGGCAGTAATCTACTCACGCCTAGCAAGGCCATTCATGATGAATAGAGGAAGAACAGAGGTGTGCACAGTGAGCAGGGCAGTTAAGGACACCAGAGGGAAACAGTTTGGCATAGGAAGGGCTCACCTCTCCTACCCAGGTCCCACCACATTGAGATGTTTTTATTGAAATGCATATGGTATGGGTAACAAGCGGCCTCCCTGTGGTCCAGGAGGGACCTCTTCCCCCAGAGATGGGTCAGGCCAAACACCCCAATGGGGTAGACAGTCTCCCAAGTGATAAAAGGGAGCCAAGTTAGGGAAGGCCTCCCATGCCAAGGCATAAGAGATGGTGTGAGATGAGGCTGGGGAATCCATAGGATTAAGGATCGTGTTGGATGCCTGGCACGGTCTGGTTCTGCTCAGCTGTGGCTACAGATTTCTCTTCATTGGCCTCCTCCTCTGAAGACAGACTCCTCTTTTCCGCAATTAATCTTTTAACTCCCACCATCCACTGACTGACCTCAGTCACATGGTCAACCATGAGTGAGCGGTGGATGTCATCTGCTGCATCCCACTGGTGGCTTGAAAGctctgaggagagagaggggctgAGCAAGAAACCTGGAGCAAAAAACATAGCTGCAACTCCTCCCCTCCCAACCAGTCAAAATCTCAGCACCTAGTCCAACTTGGACAACCATGGCAGGATGAGGGAGTTAGGCTATACCAAGGGACCCAGCCACACCTTGCACCAGCAGAGCCATCCTCTTCTTTACAGGCATTGACAGCTTCCCTCCAGCCCACTGTTCGTGCAGCAGAGCCAGGCGTCGGCTGATGTCATCACATACCTGCTTCTGAGAGACAGAAGCCCCCTCCAAGTCAGTGCTGCCAGCCCAACAGGGGCAGGGAAAGGAGCACCACATAGGAAGCACCTGCTTTGTCTGGCCCAGGAACTTTACACTCTAATCTTAGAGTTATGGTTCTTTACGCAAAGATTAGAGGCCCCACTAAGAATCTGATGAAATCTATGGATCTCCTCTAAGAAAAATGCATGTATGgctagaattttttaatttctggagTTTCTCATATGCTCAGAAATTAATTCTATAGTGctgctttacaaataaggaaactaaggacCAAAGAGGTGAAGATCACTCTGctactttcctttattttttttatataaacttatttattttatttatttatttttggctgtgttgggtcttcgttgctgcgcacggccttctcattgtggtggcttctcttgttgcggagcacgggctctagagcgcaggctcagtagttgtggtgcacgggcttagttgctctgcagcacatgggatcttcccggaccagggctcgaacccatgtcccctgcattggcaggcagattcttaaccactgcgccatcagggaagcccctctgctacTTTCCTTTAAGACTCCTCAGATCCCTTGCCCCCTGAGAACTTAGGAAACATTATCAATAAAAAAAggggttgttgttgttggtttgtttttccccTCCCTAAGCATAATATCAGCAGGGTCTGTTCTCAGTGGCCTAGAGGTACGTAAATCAGGCTGTTATTGTCACTAATGGGAGTTGAATTCAATTCTTGTTCCTATAAGCCTCTTCTGAGGCTTGTGAACCCTCCTAAATCCTGTGTTCATTTTTCTAGGAAGTCCTTAGCAAATTCTGAAGGGGTTCATAACCCAGAAAGGATTAAGAGCCATTGCCCATAGGGTCAGAGGGTCTACCTTTGAGACTCATACCTGCATCTGGCTGTTGATGGGAGCTTTCCCACTTACCTTTGTGTGGCCACGGCAATCCTCCAATGCCCGTTCCAAAGGTCTCAGTACATCTTCCAGCAGAATCTCAGACTCAACAACTGGGAAATTTGTGGGCTCCATGCTGGAGGGAGGACAACTCCCCACAAATGGGGGTCTGGAAGCCTTACTTGACAGAGGTGGAGGCCCCATTGGGGGGGCCCCAGGAGATGTCTCTGAGGTGGGGACTGAAAAGGTAAAGCAGGATCAAGCAAACATGGCTTAAATaggtacaaagaaataaaatggatgacGTGATAAAGAAGAATAGTAGAGGGACCTACCTAGCCTGAGTGTTCAAGGAAGGCCTTATAAGGTGCTTTCTAAGTTTATCCCAGCTCACACACTATGTGACATGGCAAATTACCTTTAACCTCTGAGCTTgggttcctcttctgtaaaatggggatattataGGAATAGTACTTATTTCACGGGGTTGCAATGATGATTAAGTAAGAATATAGGTACAGCTGCTACATTAGTGTGTAGCAAAAAGTGCTCACAAAGTTAAGAACCTGGATGAGATAGATGCAGCCATAAAGAGTTGAAGGAACCATGTACTAGGGCAGAGGTAAGGGAAGGGCCCAAGAGGTGGAAAAAGTTCTGAcatgttcaaggaacagaaacAAGGCCTGTGTGGCTGGAAATGATTAACACTGAAGAAAGTAGTATGAGCTTTCACTGGAGAGGTAAGCAGGGGTCCAGACCCTGCAGGCTTTGGAGGAGTTTAGTCTTGAGCCATTATCCATTAATGGTAACAGGAAGCCACTGCAGGTGTATAAAAGCAGGGACTGATATCACTAAACTTGTTTTTTATGACGTTCACTCTGTATGGTCTGTGAAAAGTTGATGAGAATAGGTAGAGGAGGGCAGGTTAACAATAGTCCAGGAAAGAGAATGCTGGCATGGACTACAGTGAAAGAGTAGATGAGGGGAAATGGAGTGGTCTGAGATATATTTAGGAGGAGGTAGAACAGATCTTGATGGAACAGGgggtgaaggagagagaagccAAGGATGACTCTTGGTTTCTGACTTCAATGATGGGATGGTGGAATCActatggaaaatgagaaaactggaggAGAAAAGTCAAAAATTACTTTTAGGTATCAACATCCACATGGATGATAATTCATCTAATTTGGTCTGTCAATTTGACCTCACCTCCAATAACCATTTTTTCCACCCTACCTCAGCCTCCCATCCCCCTCTGCCTTGTTCTCAGCAACAATGACCACCCCTCCTACCCTTCCAGCTCAGCTACTCAGATTTTCGAGGTGCATTAAACTCACTTCCTTTAAACTCATAGctacagattttaaaaggcaTCCAACATTGCCTGGAAATCATATACTTTGCCTCATTTTTCCACTCTTCAGAACAACTATTTTCACATCTTATCTCCTCTAAACTTTTCTaccttctccttttattttcatttccctgctgTCTCTCTACTTCTGACCCTACCtcatatttcactgagaaaataaaggTCATTGAACAGGAACACTCTCATCTTCTCACCACCAGTTCTACTAACCCACCTgcatctgtggctgctttccttcctcctctaatAGATGAAAGGTTCCTGTTCCTATAAGAGGCCATCTCTCCAGCTGTACTCTGCATCCCCGCCTCTCTTGCCTTCTCTAGGCTTCCCTCCTGCAGTTATCCCTTTTCTCCTGTGCCATCAGTTCTCCCTCTCTACTAAACCATCCCATCAGCATACAGAACCATCCCTTACCTCACGCTGCATCCTCAGGCACTGCCCTATTTCTCATCTCTGCTTTACAGGAGAATTTCTTCAGTGAGCTGACTACAGTTACTCTCTCTACTTTTCACATTCTCTCCTCAGCCCATTCCTGCTGGGTTTCTGCTCTCATCACTCCTGACTGCTTTTGTTAGGGTCACTAATGATTGCTATGTTTGTCAAATCATGTGGTCCCTTTTCTTCATCTTATTTAACCCCTCAGCAGCATTCATCAGGGTTGAATCAAGATTTTAATCTCTCCCAGagtaaattttacttttcatcctacttcttttgctctttctcaGTCTCATTTGCTAATTCCTTCCCTGTTCAACCTTGAAATACTAGAGCACCTTAGGGCTCTGTCTTGGATCCTCTTTAGGCCTCTATCCACACACTCTCTTTATTCAAGCCCATGACATGAAATACCATCCATGTGACAGTGACACATTTCTGTAATTCTGGCCTAGACCTCTCCCCAGAGTAGCAGCCCAAATTTAACATGGCCAAGACAGAAAGCTTGCTTTTTTCCTCACCCACCAAAACCCAGTTATCCCATATCAATGAACAACACTATCCAGTTCCTCAAGTGAAAAAATGTATGTTACATTGCTTCTTCTTTCACCTCACCTACTATACCTACTCATTCCTACTGACTTTCTCCATAACGTATCCTATATCCATCTAATTCCTACCACCTCTGGTACTCCCACCGTTGTCCAAATCATCATTACATCTTACCTATGTTAGCAAAATAGCCTCTTAATTTGTCTTTCCACCTCCCTAAAATCTGTTTTCCACACAGTAGACACAGAgatctttttaaagatataagtcagtgtttctcaacctggGGAGATTTTGCCCCCAGGacaaatgtctggagacacttttggcTATCACAACTGGGTgggtgctactgacatctagtgagtagaggccaggatgCTGGAGACATCTTACAATGTATGGGACAGTCAcaaaaaagaattatctggcccaaaatgccATTAGTGCTAAGGTTAAGAAGCTCTGATTTATATTATAACTCTGCAATGTTACGGGTGTGGATAAGAGAGGGGTGAAAAGAGCTGAATTGGCACGGGAAATGCTCAGGAGGAAAGGACGCCCTCCTctactttaaatttttcaatgGCTTCCACTTTACATAGATTAAAATACACACTCCTTATCCTGTTTTACAAAAACCCACTATGATCTGGCCCCCTGCCTACTTCTCAGATCTTAATCTCTATCCCTAGCCCACTGTGCTCTAGCCATCAGATAATTCCTTCAGTCTCTGAGTTTGCCAAACTTATCTCAGGGCTCCTGCAGTAGCTGTTTCCAATGCCCTGAATACTCTTGCACCTGAACTTTGTGTGGCTAGCTTTTAATCATTCAGATTTCAGCTTAAGTGTCAGCCCCTCAGATACCTTAGTTACCCAGTCACTCTCACATCaccctgttttatttctctgcaaAGCCCTTACCACCATTTCATCTATCTCCAAAGCGATAGTGTGGActccaagaaaacaaaactttttgtcttgttcactgctgtttaGTTTGCCTTcaaacacagtaggtgctcagtagatGATACTCATTAAATGAATAACACGTTAAGTCTGAGATGCTTATCATACAGTCAAGTGACAAGGAAGAACAGACAAATGAGTATACCACGATGGGGTTCTGAGAAAGATCCAGGTTGGAAATaggatttgaaaataatttgggaattaaaaactatattaaaaactgTAGGTctggatgagatcacctaggGCGAAAGCACAGAGAGATTCTTTTGAGACCAACGTACCACTTATTTACCTGGGCAACAGGTAAGGAGCTTGGAAAAGGGCCAGAACTGGGCCCCTTTCTGGGGCTCCAACCTCTCTCCTCAGGAAGTCCTCAGAGAGCAAAAAAGGCCCACGGTACAAGCTTATCCCTGGCACCGCCCATTCTCGGCGGGTAACGGCGCACAGGGCCCCCACGCACCTCTGGGGGATCCATCCTGGGAAGCGGCGACCCTCTTGGTGAGCGGCGTGCGCTTGGGTCCGCCAGCCTGGGTCTGCAGCCCGTATGAGAATTGCGGCGGATCGTTCCAGCCGCGCTCCTTGTTGCCTGCGAAGGTGAGAGGACGTGTGAAGGGAGGCCGGGGGCGACAGAGGGTCCACACCCCGCGCGGTAACCGCCCCCAGCCTGGGCCGGCGGTAGACCCAGCGCCCCAGCCCACCCGCCGCGCTCACCCGGTTTCACGTACAGCCCCGCCATCTCCACTTCCGCACGGCCAGCGGGGCATCACGTCACTTCCGGGGTGGTCGCCCCCGAGCCGGCTGGGGCACACCCCCGACAGGGCCGGTTGCCTGGAGCCCTCCAGGTTGGACAGTTCAGAAACGCTGGGAATCGCCGTCGAGGCCCTGCTCCAACTCCCTAAGGAACTCTAAATCTACTCCAGCTAATAACGCACGGGGCCCTAACTACACGGTACCAAGTGGGGCTGTTTTCCAGGAGGTGGCGCTCTAGGAGCCCAAGTGGGTTCCCTCTCTCCAAATCTCACAGTTGCTCTCAGGAGCAAGTTTAAACCACCAGAAGCTCCAGCCCGACACATGCCCCCACTGTGATCTAGCCAGGTGGACTTCCGGAACCTCTGTCCACTTGCCTGAACGTTTACAGTCTCTCGGCTGGAATGTATTTATCAGGAAGCCTAGCACACTTAAAGTACCTCAAACCAGGTACTTCAGGTGTCTCACCTGAGCTCCCATAACCTTCTGAGATTTCCTAGTTGTACTACATATTATTTTCAGTGCTGTTTATTTGACTCTTGTTTGACAGTCTCAGAAGGTGGAACTCCTATTTTATTACACCTCCAGTGCCGACCTTAGTgcctatatatacataaaaatatatttcttaaatgaagtCATTTTTCCAACACTCCCATGCCCTTATGTGACTACCTGCAGCCACCAACACCAAGCACAGACGCAGACACTCAACTCATACAGGTTGTTAACTCCCAACCCAGTCCCAGGCCCAATATACTCACATCCAGTGAGGTCACTGAAGGATTTTTATTTGTACTGATTTTGCTATAAAGTGTTGCTGAGGTAGAGCCAACTGTCCAGGGCTGGACAGGGGCAAGGAACACAGggacccagggagaggagagcCCGGGGCCTAGGCTGTGGTACAGGGCCTCTCAATCATCCATATAAACAATAAATTGGGCAATAAATAGAGGGTGGGCAAGGGTCagtggggaaggcagagaaggCTCCAAGGGGCGAGAGGCTGCAGGTCCCTGGGGAATGAAGAGGTACAGAGTCGGGCATGGACCCAGAACCTCCTTCCCCAGTCCTCCCCGATTAATTTAGGGCATGTGGAGCAGAGAGGGTTTCAGCCGGAAGGCATCAAGAAAAGAGAAGACGCCCCGCTTTCGAGGGGCTGCCCCTGCACCCCCAACCCCTCCTTtgagcagggggaggggcaggggacctCCAGGGGAGTCCACAGAGCTGGTCCGCTTGAGCCGCAGGCGGGCACGGGCCTGGGCACCCCAGGCCTTGCCTCGAGCCGCAGAGGCCACAAGACACTTCTGGTACTGAACCTAGGGAGAAGGGGAATGTGAGGATCCAGCTCCTTTCTGCCCCTGGACCCCCTGAAAGCTTCTGCAGGACAGGGACCCGGCCAAGGCTTCAGTAGGAAATGAAGCTGGTAGTCTGCCACATTTGGAGCCCCTACAGCATTCACAGGTAGCTCAATAACAAAAGCCTAAAACTTCACATTCACTGAGCATTTAAGGAGAGCTTGAAACTGtgttaagttctttatatatgtaatctaatCGATCTAGTTATTTATCGGGTGTtataatcaccattttgcaaatTAGGAAGTGAGATTCAGAGAGAAtacatgacttgcccaaggtcacgtaaTCAGAAATTGATAGAATTGGAATTCAAAACCAGTTCTGATTGCACGGCCTGCGCTCTTAACCATGCCTACCACTATGCTAACTCTCCTCCATCTCTCATTGCAGTGGACTGGACCCTGGCAAAGTGGACTCCCTAGTCAAGGGGATGTTCTACAACCCAGTCCCAGTGCAACTGCTCTGCTCCTCTCTCATTTGAACTCAACAGGGTTCTAAATGGTCTTACTTCTCTTGAGTCTTCCAAATCTTCTACCCATACTATAGCTTCAGTGATCTTCAAAATCCACAAACTTGACTTCACCGTCCTGCTCAAAACCTTTCAATGGCTCAAAGTGCCTCAAGGTAAAACAAATTCATCACCCTACCCTGTAAGTTCTTCCATAACCTGGATTCTGCCATTCTTTCTGCCCCTATCTCTCACTCCATCCCGCCCTGCACTTGAGATACACTAGATTCTTTCACATACTCTAATCCACTGACATCCCTCTCACCTTCACAGCTGGGGTTCCCTGTACTTGGCACATGTCCTGTTCCATTCCCCTTCACCTGCATAACTTCCCTCCTTGGACCTTCAACTCTAAGTTTTCTATCACCTCTTTCAGGTAGCTTTCTTGAACCTCCGAAGGGGCCATATCCTCCATCATCCTGTGGTGTACAACTTCTTTCTGGCCTGTCTCTGCTCTAACCTAAGTGTTCTGTAAGGGCAAAGGCTATGCCCTCTAAACCACTGAATTCCCAGGGTCAAGTATGGTTGAGTTCCGGCAAGCACTCGTACTTGAGTGAATAAGTGAACTGAACTGAGTCCAAGTGTCCCATACTCAAATGCCCACAGAGaaccagaaaacaatttaaatgagagaaaacaggaaagacaATGCTCACCCTTCAAGGCACAGCCCTTACACAATTCCAGCTAAATGCTGAAATGTATACGTGTGGACCCAAGTGTCAGAGCTTCTGATATTTTACGAAAAACACAAATGGCAATTATTATGTGAAATGTCCTGGCCTTTAAATATTGGCAACTAATTAAAACCTATTAAAAACAGCATGAGGGTCAAATAAAATACTACTGAACCACAGTCAGCCCTGGCATGGCTGGTTTGTGATCTCTGGAGAGGTTGCCGATCCTGAACCCCAGTCACCCGTACAGAGCAGCTGCAGGGCAATCCCACCCACCCATTCCCACCCCTAACTCACCATGCAAGCAGCCTGCACAGCTTCAGAGAGTCCCCCTGCATGGGGCTGGCACCAGAAGGCCGCACACTGGAAGCTCTGACGGCCCAGGTCGGCAATGAGGCCAAAGGTGTGTGGGTCACGACCAACACCAATAAAGGTCACGAGGCGCACAGGGCACTGCCACAGTGGCTCCTCCTCTGCACCAGCCTCTGCCTGCCCAAATCAGGCCTAGTCACTAGAGGGCCAGGTACTAGCTGGACCCACTGAGCACTTCCAGTAGCAAGCAATAACCCCTTGgcatccccacccaccccgccaCACCCCCAACTTCACCTTCTTCTGGCTTGTACCTGAATGGGATGTGCAGTCATGAGAGAGTCAGATACGCTGAGCATGGCAGGGACCCAGGCGTCCCGGTCCCCATGGGTGGTGAGGGTACCAATGGCCTCGTTCAGCACGTCCatgcctgggggcgggggggaacaAGCCCACCATGGTGTCTCCCAGGCGTAAAGAAAGATCTGCAGGGAGTGTCTAGGCCCCTCTCACTGACTTAGGATTCAGAGAGATGGGAACAGAATAGCTGCAGCCAGGCTTAGACTCCTGAGTTGAGAAGGGTGGTACATCCCAGGCTATAGAGGGCCATGGGAGCACTCTTAGAAATGGTGGTAGATCCTTCCTTTCCCACCTTCCTCTTCTCTTATGCAGCCCACCCCCTCCAGCCCACTCAGTCCTCACCCATGGCTTTGGTGACTGGCAGAGTCCCCATGTACAGTGCCTCGTACTTCTGAGCAGCCCGGCTCACCGCATCCAGTAGCTCCACTGAAATATATACACCAAGTTGGCCTGGGTACTCTCTCAATGACCCCTTTCTCCACGCTTCTAAGGGAACTGGAACTAGCAGAAAAAAGGCCATGGATGTTCCTCCAGTTTAGAGTTTGGGATCCCTGGGACAAGGACAACTCAGAAGTTCTCTATCTCCAGAGAAGTACTAAATAACCAGAACCCCCTTCCTATCTTTCACCAAAGTAGCCTGTTGGTGCACTGCAGCCCTTCCCTCCCCATACCTTGTCGAGGCAGGTCTTCAGGGGAGATGGGGTCTAGCGAGCAGCAAGGGGAATCACCACTGACCCCTACTCGCTCTGACAAGATCTGAAACACAATGCAGCCAGCATGAGGTGTAGGGAGGGGGAAGTGAGGTAAGGGAGCCAATACCACCCTAACCCAACCACCTCAGCAGCTTCAGACCCAGCTCCATACCCACATTCCCTGCCCCACTCCTGGCCCTTACCTGGGCACAGAGCCCGTGTAGGGCACTGGCAATGGCCTTGGCAGGGACGTCACAGCGAAACACATGGCACTTGAGCATACAGCTGTCTTTGTCACCCGCCACAAAAGCGAAGTCCCTGGCAGAGTCAGAGATGGGGCTAGGGCAGGGCCAGGGATGGAGCTGGGGTAGAGGCTAGGTAGGGACAGGGGCCTGTAGTGCCTGCAGGAGGCTGGAAAGTCAGAGTTATGACAGGGATGGAACAAGGAGATCAGGGCTGGGGCTCCAGGCACCTGGCTGTCACTCACCTGTCACTGTTCCAGAAGCATGTGGGAGCACAGGAGAGAATCAGCCCAGCCTCTCAGGCTCTCCCCCATCCATCCCTGCTGAGCTGGGCCCACCCTCCCCAACCAGGGCTGGACCAGGCAGGGGAGGCAGAGCTTGGGTACATGTCAGAGGACCTGTGTCCAGGGGTTCAAGTACAGTGGGTCAGCATCAGCGGGGATCACAGCCtgcaagggggagggaggagcaacTCTCACTTCGAGGGATGTAGGGGTCCTCACCGGCCCTTGGAGCTGCCCACACCCCATACACGAATGTGCACCAGAGGCTGGCGGTGGATCAGACTGTGGTCCAGGGGATTCACCAGGCTCATCACATCCTTCTTCAGGATCATCAGCATGTTCTGGCCCTGCCAAGGAGAAGTCAGCCCTGAGCTCAGATGAAGGTGGTTGCCATGAGGAACAGGCAATTCAGGGACAACCACCTCTGCTGGATGCTGGGCTGAACCCCTTGAAGGGCCAGCCAGCTTACCTCACCCCAGGTACCATCCGGGGGCTGGCTCTGGCTACGGGTCTGGGCCAGCTGCTGGATGCAGTTATTGACGGCAATACTGCTCTTCCCTGGTACCAGGTCCTCTTCAGGTACTTCTACCCAGCCCAGAGAGCGGACTGCGAAGCACTGACGGGTTGAGGAAAAGGACAGGAGGACCTTAAGTAGAGGTGAAGTAGGGTGGGAGGTGCCACAGGCTCCACATATATAAACCCTGTGAGACCTCCCTTCAGCCTTGATTACCTCTGCTCAGCCCAGTCTCACCCTTGACCTTTCCCTTGGGACCCTCCCCAATGCCCTGGGCTGGCCCTCAGGCCCAAATCACTACCTTAGCCCCTGGCTCCATTCTCTGGATGTAGGATTCTTCACCATACCAGGACAGAGAATTACTGGAATAGAGCAGAGCTCATAAGAGGACCACAATTCCTACAGAAGGGACAATGGTGAGGACCAGACTACTCGATGGGCACAAGATGTGGGATAAGACCCAGAATATAGTGTCCCAAATATAAAGTCAGAGTGAGACAAGGCCCGGGACATATTACATAAATGTAACATAAAGCATGGCTTAGAATTTGAGGGAAAATTCAACACACAGGacacagaataaaacaaacatgGAACAGCGTCCAAAAT
The Physeter macrocephalus isolate SW-GA chromosome 8, ASM283717v5, whole genome shotgun sequence genome window above contains:
- the SRA1 gene encoding steroid receptor RNA activator 1; translated protein: MAGLYVKPGNKERGWNDPPQFSYGLQTQAGGPKRTPLTKRVAASQDGSPRVPTSETSPGAPPMGPPPLSSKASRPPFVGSCPPSSMEPTNFPVVESEILLEDVLRPLERALEDCRGHTKKQVCDDISRRLALLHEQWAGGKLSMPVKKRMALLVQELSSHQWDAADDIHRSLMVDHVTEVSQWMVGVKRLIAEKRSLSSEEEANEEKSVATAEQNQTVPGIQHDP
- the APBB3 gene encoding amyloid-beta A4 precursor protein-binding family B member 3 isoform X2; the protein is MISLVRVCAPHDLWGDQSLEGEPGLPPGWRKIRDAAGTYYWHVPSGSTQWQRPTWESGDAEDPGTKTEGIWGLRPPKGRSFSSLESSLDRSNSLSWYGEESYIQRMEPGAKCFAVRSLGWVEVPEEDLVPGKSSIAVNNCIQQLAQTRSQSQPPDGTWGEGQNMLMILKKDVMSLVNPLDHSLIHRQPLVHIRVWGVGSSKGRDFAFVAGDKDSCMLKCHVFRCDVPAKAIASALHGLCAQILSERVGVSGDSPCCSLDPISPEDLPRQVELLDAVSRAAQKYEALYMGTLPVTKAMGMDVLNEAIGTLTTHGDRDAWVPAMLSVSDSLMTAHPIQAEAGAEEEPLWQCPVRLVTFIGVGRDPHTFGLIADLGRQSFQCAAFWCQPHAGGLSEAVQAACMVQYQKCLVASAARGKAWGAQARARLRLKRTSSVDSPGGPLPLPLLKGGVGGAGAAPRKRGVFSFLDAFRLKPSLLHMP
- the APBB3 gene encoding amyloid-beta A4 precursor protein-binding family B member 3 isoform X1, whose translation is MLGKDYMLAIILVNCDDDLWGDQSLEGEPGLPPGWRKIRDAAGTYYWHVPSGSTQWQRPTWESGDAEDPGTKTEGIWGLRPPKGRSFSSLESSLDRSNSLSWYGEESYIQRMEPGAKCFAVRSLGWVEVPEEDLVPGKSSIAVNNCIQQLAQTRSQSQPPDGTWGEGQNMLMILKKDVMSLVNPLDHSLIHRQPLVHIRVWGVGSSKGRDFAFVAGDKDSCMLKCHVFRCDVPAKAIASALHGLCAQILSERVGVSGDSPCCSLDPISPEDLPRQVELLDAVSRAAQKYEALYMGTLPVTKAMGMDVLNEAIGTLTTHGDRDAWVPAMLSVSDSLMTAHPIQAEAGAEEEPLWQCPVRLVTFIGVGRDPHTFGLIADLGRQSFQCAAFWCQPHAGGLSEAVQAACMVQYQKCLVASAARGKAWGAQARARLRLKRTSSVDSPGGPLPLPLLKGGVGGAGAAPRKRGVFSFLDAFRLKPSLLHMP